The genomic interval GAGAAAGTGAAAAAACTATAATAGATTTAAGAGAAGAATTTTCTAATAAAATGTCAGATTTTGCTGAAATTATAGATAAATATTCTGAAGAATTAAAAGTCTATGAAATAAGATTTACAGAAGCAACTGTAACTCTTGATAGTAGAACTTATGAAAAAATAAAAATTGACAATTAAAACAAAATAAATTATAATAAACACTATAAAAAAATAAAAGGAGAGAATTCTATGTCAAAATTAATTAATTACAATGTAGCTGTAGTAAAACCCATAGTTCCCTAAGAGGGATTTGTGTTTAGTTAATTTTGAACTAGGTGCAAGTCCAATTTTTGTTGTCAATATTTTGGACTGAGCCTATGGGATTTAATAATATATATTATATGACCATTAGGACAAAATCTTAATGGTTTTTTTATTTCATAATGTCCAAAATATCAGGGTATTATGAATTTAATTTTTTGGGAGGTTATCATGGCAAGTTATGAGATTTTTATAACGTTTGGAATTTATTTAGTATTTTTAATGGCGATAGGGGTATATTTTTATAGCAAAACAACAACTCACGAATCTTATGTTTTAGGAGATAGAGGAGTAGGATATTGGGTTACTGCAATGTCAGCTCAAGCAAGTGATATGAGTGGTTGGTTACTTTTAGGTCTACCAGGTGCAGTATACACAAGTGGGCTTACAGAAATTTGGGTAGTAATTGGATTAGCTTTAGGAACTTATCTTAACTGGAAATTCGTTGCACCAGCTTTAAGAGTGCAAACTGAAAAATATAACTCTCTTACAGTACCTTCATTTATTTCACAAAAATTGAATGATAAAAAGGGATATATAAGAACATTTTCAGCAATAGTAATCCTATTTTTCTTTACTATATACTCAGCTTCAGGTTTAGTTGCAAGTGGGAAGCTATTTGACTCTTTACTTGGAATAGATTATAAATGGGGAGTTCTAATAGGTGGAGGAACAATAATTGTCTATACATTCTTAGGTGGATACTTAGCAACTTGTTGGACAGATTTCTTCCAAGGGTGTTTAATGTTCTTTGCAATAATAGTTGTTCCAGTGGCTGCATACTATAGTGGTGGAGGAATAGATGGAATTAGCACTGCAATGGAAGCCAAAGATATTTCTTTAAATATTTTTAAATATACTAAAGTTTGGAGTTTACCAATTATAATATCAGGACTTGGTTGGGGACTT from Fusobacterium pseudoperiodonticum carries:
- the putP gene encoding sodium/proline symporter PutP — translated: MASYEIFITFGIYLVFLMAIGVYFYSKTTTHESYVLGDRGVGYWVTAMSAQASDMSGWLLLGLPGAVYTSGLTEIWVVIGLALGTYLNWKFVAPALRVQTEKYNSLTVPSFISQKLNDKKGYIRTFSAIVILFFFTIYSASGLVASGKLFDSLLGIDYKWGVLIGGGTIIVYTFLGGYLATCWTDFFQGCLMFFAIIVVPVAAYYSGGGIDGISTAMEAKDISLNIFKYTKVWSLPIIISGLGWGLGYFGQPHIIVRFMSIDSADELWKSRLIAMIWVFISLLGAIAVGITGIGVFSDISQMGGDAEKVFIFLIHKLFNPWMAGVLFAAILSAIMSTISSQLLVSSNTLTEDFYKHIVKREKTHKEMIWVGRLCVIVIFVIASVLAMNPSSKVLELVSYAWAGFGGVFSPVILFTLYKKDLHWKTVLASMIIATITVIAWKTSGLSNTIYEMVPAFVINSISIYLLEKFKVFGNNEK